A part of Candida albicans SC5314 chromosome 2, complete sequence genomic DNA contains:
- a CDS encoding uncharacterized protein (Predicted hydrolase; induced by nitric oxide), which translates to MGYPPNFKIVTKSLTENILLASTAFSRVDKFNFGARMAVFKFPQSNKIILWSPLPYTPQVIDVLTKFTNNTNESNLNIAYVIIPDREHNLAAKSYKEKFPGCKLIGMEGLDENSLKLDYKFIKSMGNKVLKNDELKQIFNDSDSGLIVDNFEFVYLPNHANQELVVFDKSSSTLFEADLLFNLGVPGSTSGETILEQYSPELGFPKGFNPHSGWSFITRYLQPYSKVGRFLFRKLVDINHSKPGLEAIYNSWDFKTIVMCHGNIITKDAKEAFKHVFV; encoded by the coding sequence ATGGGATATCCaccaaatttcaaaattgttaCTAAATCATTAACAGAAAACATTTTATTAGCATCAACGGCTTTTTCAAGAGTcgataaattcaattttggtgCTCGTATGGCGGTATTTAAATTTCctcaatcaaataaaattattttatgGTCACCATTACCTTATACACCACAAGTAATTGATGTTTTGACAAAATTTACCAATAATAccaatgaatcaaatttaaatattgcTTATGTGATAATTCCTGATCGTGAACATAATTTAGCTGCTAAATcatataaagaaaaatttccCGGGTGTAAATTAATTGGAATGGAAGGATTAGATGaaaattcattgaaattggattataaatttataaaactGATGGGTAATaaagttttaaaaaatgatgaattaaaacaaatctTTAATGACAGTGACAGTGGcttgattgttgataattttgaatttgtttatttacCAAATCATGcaaatcaagaattggttgtatttgataaatcatcatcaacattatttgaagccgatttattattcaatttaggTGTACCGGGGTCAACTCTGGGTGAAACCATTTTAGAACAATATTCACCAGAGTTGGGGTTCCCTAAAGGGTTTAATCCTCATTCTGGTTGGTCATTTATAACTAGATATTTACAACCATATTCTAAAGTTGGTCGTTTCTTATTTAGAAAACTTGTTGATATAAATCATAGTAAACCTGGATTAGAAGCTATTTATAATTCATGGGATTTTAAAACTATTGTTATGTGTCATGGAAATATTATAACTAAAGATGCTAAAGAAGCATTTAAACATGTTTTTGTATAA
- a CDS encoding ribosome biosynthesis protein (Ortholog(s) have role in ribosomal large subunit biogenesis, ribosomal small subunit biogenesis and cytosolic large ribosomal subunit, nucleolus localization): MSNSLEERLKTHSSAFDGLLSLIPAKYYYDDATQDQWQQKKKSKQEIKQNKRAKLNPESVNNANEYSNGQASAKDVMDNKAKKATSVSLPKKLPKPITQESDEEEEESGDDDDSDEDVEIPDMDVSDDEDDEKQAKEDDDSDIINSNNQLIFDDDGNEVELSSYKKQEIQSTNNNSSDSNNKSKKKQLSDEEQRKRQENLAKLREKLESKINNLKEKRKAIGSKSNGALKSREQILAERQRREELKKQQKRKHDELDNDDEEDSDSGSDSGSDSDSDIDDDKNVLFGNIVFNDGSQVTSDLSKIRNSAEKKKQKGPANKDIKAHLQKLEKKKQKLASMSAEDQEKQREKDKWQRVMAQAEGIKIKDDEKLLKRALKRKEKKKLKSEIEWKERKQVVKDTVAARAKRREENLKARRDNKGKKHQPKLKKFTGTVNKAQLKKKRAGFEGSAKVKSKKK, from the exons ATGAGCAACTCTTTAGAA GAACGTCTAAAAACTCATTCATCAGCATTTGAtggattattatcattaatccCAGccaaatattattatgatgatGCCACTCAAGATCAATGGcaacagaagaagaaatcaaaacaagaaatcaaacaGAATAAACGAGCCAAACTAAATCCCGAAAGTGTTAATAATGCTAATGAATATTCAAATGGACAAGCTAGTGCTAAAGATGTCATGGATAATAAAGCTAAAAAAGCTACTAGTGTATCATTACCCAAAAAATTACCAAAACCAATAACTCAAGAATctgacgaagaagaagaggaaagtggggatgatgatgattctgATGAAGATGTTGAAATACCGGATATGGATGTaagtgatgatgaagatgatgagaAACAAGcaaaagaagatgatgatagtgatattataaatagtaacaatcaattaatatttgatgatgatggaaATGAAGTTGAATTAAGTTCATataaaaaacaagaaatacaatctactaataataatagcagcgatagtaataataaatcgaagaagaaacaattaTCTGACGAAGAACAACGTAAAAGACAAGAAAATTTAGCTAAATTAAGAGAAAAATTAGAAtctaaaattaataatttaaaagagaaaagaaaagctATTGGTAGTAAATCTAATGGAGCACTCAAATCTCGTGAACAAATCTTGGCTGAACGTCAAAGAAgagaagaattgaaaaagcaACAAAAGAGAAAACATGACGAGttagataatgatgatgaagaagattcAGATTCAGGTTCAGATTCAGGCTCGGATTCAGATTCcgatattgatgatgataaaaatgTATTGTTTGGTAATATAGTATTCAATGATGGATCTCAAGTGACGTCTGATTTATCGAAAATTCGTAATTCTgctgaaaagaaaaagcaaaaagGCCCAGCTAATAAAGATATTAAAGCtcatttacaaaaattagagaaaaagaaacagaaattAGCCTCAATGAGTGCTGAAgatcaagaaaaacaacgtgaaaaagataaatgGCAAAGAGTAATGGCTCAAGCTGAAggaattaaaattaaagatgatgaaaaattattgaaacgTGCATTAAAACgtaaagagaaaaagaaattgaagagtGAAATTGAATGGAAAGAACGTAAACAAGTGGTTAAAGATACTGTTGCTGCTAGAGCTaaaagaagagaagaaaatttgaaagCTAGAAGAGATAATAAAGGTAAAAAGCATCAAcctaaattgaaaaaattcacTGGTACTGTTAATAAAGCTCAActtaaaaagaaaagagcTGGATTTGAAGGTAGTGCCAAAGTTAAATCCAAAAAGAAGTGA
- a CDS encoding steryl deacetylase (Putative sterol deacetylase; flow model biofilm induced; rat catheter biofilm repressed) yields MGHLEYKLIEICLQFQYQLIKTSIEFIKTLSTLFIMISLRAVIALILLPLNLLFVLIKYPFFGGVNPIYKNDLVNSLKLTVYQALINFPLDDVHIFSIISAEFVINKAVGKLYPGLTSKLPNYGKKFDKQSFWLVEKPNRKPDDPVLIYLHGGGYFLGLVPQQIESLVTTYHLLDPVKRENLSILVLDYNLTCQGYPIPHQLSQLVETYTNLVKEGGKNFLLMGDSAGGNLAITFTQYLRLSNSSNLPYPKSSILISPWVKLIAETYQNTPGHSYYNYSSGDVTQYDTLSGAEVYQHILGTETKLNSLTVSPGNCPYDSKDWQDIPTYNQPGHSVFVLAGEHETFRDDILEWSKYALNYPLDELDFQDSNGEFNPKVHKYIRNDENSAYIDVTIVPWGAHDFLFFEHTLIGKLKSEPSLKLQSINKRKYFGTTSVVNFLNTVLPGEN; encoded by the coding sequence ATGGGGCATCTAgaatataaattgattgaaatttgtcttcaatttcaatatcaattaattaaaacttcaattgaattcatcAAAACACTCCTGACACTATTTATTATGATTTCCTTAAGGGCAGTAATCGCACTTATTCTTTTACCacttaatttattatttgttttaatcAAATATCCATTTTTCGGGGGTGTAAACCCTATATACAAGAATGATTTGGTCAATTCCTTGAAATTAACCGTTTATCAAgcattaatcaatttcccACTTGATGATGttcatattttttcaataatttctgCTGAATTTGTTATCAATAAAGCTGTTGGTAAATTATATCCTGGTTTAACATCAAAATTACCAAATTATggtaaaaaatttgataaacaaaGTTTTTGGCTCGTTGAAAAACCAAATAGAAAACCCGATGATCCagtattgatttatttacaTGGTGGTGGTTATTTCCTTGGTCTTGTTCctcaacaaattgaatcttTAGTGACAACTTATCATTTATTAGACCCGGTAAAACGTGAAAATTTATCCATTTTAGTATTGGATTATAATTTAACTTGTCAAGGTTATCCAATTCCTCATCAATTGTCTCAATTAGTTGAAACTTATACTAATTTAGTCAAAGAAGGTGGTAAAAACTTTTTATTAATGGGTGATTCTGCTGGTGGTAATTTAGCTATAACTTTCACTCAATATTTAAGATTATCAAATAGTTCAAATTTACCATATCCAAAATCTTCTATTTTGATTAGTCCTTGGGTGAAATTAATTGCTGAAACTTATCAAAACACTCCAGGGCATtcatattataattattcatCGGGTGATGTGACTCAATATGATACATTATCTGGTGCTGAAGTATATCAACATATTCTTGGTACTGAAACTAAACTTAATTCCTTAACTGTCTCTCCAGGTAATTGTCCATATGATTCCAAAGATTGGCAAGATATTCCAACTTATAATCAACCAGGTCATTCTGTGTTTGTACTCGCTGGAGAACATGAAACTTTCCGTGATGATATTTTGGAATGGTCTAAATATGCATTGAATTATCCTCTTGATGAATTGGATTTCCAAGATTCTAATGGTGAATTTAATCCTAAAGTTCATAAATATATTAGAAATGATGAGAACTCGGCTTATATTGATGTTACTATTGTTCCTTGGGGTGCTCatgattttttattttttgaacaTACATTGATTGGCAAATTGAAACTGGAACCTAGTTTGAAacttcaatcaattaataaaagGAAATATTTTGGTACTACAAGTGTTGTCAATTTCCTTAACACTGTATTACCAGGAGAAAATTAA
- the VMA5 gene encoding H(+)-transporting V1 sector ATPase subunit C (Putative vacuolar H(+)-ATPase; plasma membrane localized; rat catheter biofilm repressed) — protein MSSNSVAKIAEYLILSLPQSTHAHEWLEQSLNNGKQPLYNLKIPDFQSGTLDSLVQESEELNKIDHQLGSSVNKVVEILNSINPQTSSGSSSSSSRIVQSRSIFDYIENFQWNSSKYRLDKPISQLVKMISQEAITLDNDVRTSYQSYQSAKSNFLAADRKKNGDLSIKSLHEIVKPEQFVLDSEHLTTILIAVPNNLLDDFHKNYETLTSFVIPRSAELIAKDQEFHLFTVTLFKKYQQEFINNAREHRWHPRTDFTYSEEILNELRKEFDLTQATELKLKNDLIRLTKTAYSDIMANWFHIKIIRTYVEAVLKYGLPPQFDNYLIKFNESNLKNVDKAKKELIAKFNYLGGNGYTTGNNNSSNLHEYASLVDTEYQPFVLYELEIV, from the coding sequence ATGTCATCAAATTCAGTTGCCAAAATTGCCGAGTATTTGATTCTTTCATTACCTCAATCAACTCATGCTCATGAATGGTTAGAACAATCTTTAAACAATGGGAAACAACCATTAtacaatttaaaaattccTGATTTCCAAAGTGGTACTTTAGACTCATTAGTTCAAGAAAGtgaagaattaaataaGATTGATCATCAATTGGGTAGTTCTGTTAACAAAGTTGTAGAAATTTTAAACAGTATCAATCCACAAACCAGCTCCGGGAgctcatcatcatcatcacgAATTGTTCAATCAAGATCGatatttgattatattgaGAATTTCCAATGGAATAGTTCGAAATATCGTTTAGATAAACCAATCAGTCAATTAGTGAAAATGATTTCTCAAGAAGCAATTACTTTAGATAATGATGTTCGTACAAGTTATCAACTGTATCAACTGGccaaatccaattttttagCAGCTGataggaaaaaaaatggtgatttatcaattaaatcattacaTGAAATTGTTAAACCAGAGCAATTTGTATTAGATTCCGAACatttaacaacaattttaattgctgttcctaataatttattagatgATTTCCataaaaattatgaaaCATTAACTTCATTTGTTATTCCTCGATCAGCAGAATTGATTGCTAAAGATCAagaatttcatttatttacCGTGactttatttaaaaaatatcaacaagaatttattaataatgctCGAGAACATAGATGGCATCCAAGAACTGATTTCACTTATAGtgaagaaattttaaatgaattacGTAaggaatttgatttaactCAAGCTACggaattaaaattgaaaaatgatttgattagaTTGACTAAAACAGCTTATCTGGATATTATGGCTAATTGGTTTcatattaaaattattagaacTTATGTTGAAGCCGTTTTAAAATATGGATTGCCCCcacaatttgataattatttgattaaatttaatgaatcaaatttgaaaaatgttgATAAAGCTAAAAAGGAATTGATTgctaaatttaattatctTGGTGGTAATGGTTATACTActggtaataataatagttcAAATTTACATGAATACGCTTCATTAGTTGATACTGAATATCAAccatttgttttatatgAACTTGAAATTGTTTAG
- the MFA1 gene encoding Mfa1p (a-factor mating pheromone; produced in opaque MTLa cells; required for mating competence of MTLa cells, but not MTLalpha; induced by alpha-factor), with protein sequence MAAQQQSKKTGSGQTKDKDAAAKNNAVRSVSTGNCCSTCSVM encoded by the coding sequence atggctgctcaacaacaatctaAAAAAACTGGATCTGGTCAAACCAAAGATAAAGATGCTGCTGCTAAAAACAATGCTGTTAGATCTGTTCTGACTGGTAACTGCTGTTCCACTTGTTCTGTTATGTAA
- a CDS encoding uncharacterized protein (Predicted ORF in retrotransposon Tca3; similar to Gag-Pol; a-specific transcript, alpha-factor induced; rat catheter biofilm repressed; mRNA binds She3) produces MSFPRTHSPRPSGSREQEDLTSMIKAFRDSMEAKLDLHSQKLTALVANIPRTDEGFEDLSQRITVLKNHQKAFLPKQEKEIGSLLHRQREEEGDIKDFKTVVGEEKEELHQVEDCVLKDQEELRNVEKKVLKEEEDLQKVEESMEKEKRELHQVEDFILQRDETVKKLGESNQSQQEPYTTATSGSDQRFRSQQPNIGNTLAQDLALIPKLDSEICKIAVKYPKLFETKLRPPPPRDFQYKIQLTDHTQIYSKPYKCNQEEQALIKDFINEKLEAGVLVPAPIDAWLHPIFPIRKTNANQSSTKIAVDLRRLNKVTVRMYTYPTDTKDLLSSLTDSHYFSALDLKNAFYQVSIHKDSIKYFGISTSEGNYCFTTLPFGAINSPTIFTNFVRQILEGIPCIFIYMDDILIHTKTLHDHMSLLRRIMEKLNEHQLQMNYNKMQLLTTKINFLGYSIQANKISPDISKIQAIQNWELPTTTTQIRAFVNFSNHFRIFIPEIAKFTNPLNELLKNNNGKNIKIEHTQASIDGYKALKAAIIGLPTLQLYNPKLPTIIFTDASHMVVGGYLCQPTFRNDKEVLVPIAFSSHKLTETQSRYAAMEKELLAIIVILEKFRYHCSNTVEIYTDYQSLASYLDKKTTPPPRIARFLDLIGSFSPKVYYLSGKKNFVADIITRYQTQNIKELVDEDKILGQTFTVKRNLKQQLLPRLEAIELENLNESQVHKIQTSLEQQQQHDLEDNDEELPLQSFKLMNDELFVIINNQLLKYLPRSEYNDICQTIHDKHHPSTRVTDYLCTLAYWHPDHLLIATNITRKCHYCQLNTSIREAIRPYRPLEPLKAFSRWGMDYSGPYFNTVQHRYILVAVEYVTGLTIAVPTLHKDADNAISLLQSIISIMSAPTELVTDQGKEFSSQALATLCDQNNIQHHITSAHHPRGNGRVEKVNHLLKKILKALTNDTMQDWDLKLYDALRIYNATPTIFNYTPLYLALGIEPHHNLNQLQKDLIENLQKELPPEVQSTEEHEENPNDEQQEEGREQQISREEQQDGRDLVHLRIYELEAIKKARKLHTNLKTRRNAVQNMLKEPYGIPAPFTKGQWVYRIRAKARKYEPNFDGPYQVQEVLGKGAYKLRDITGREKGIYNQDQLKLAYSADNDPIQVFSSFNKEYDRVQQKLLDKIQSERDHQLNCLSVQHLHRQRRLLDISSCLEQISQ; encoded by the coding sequence ATGTCGTTTCCACGGACACATTCACCAAGACCATCTGGTTCACGAGAACAGGAAGATCTCACACTGATGATTAAAGCTTTTAGAGATTCAATGGAAGCTAAGCTTGACTTGCATTCGCAGAAGCTTACTGCTTTGGTAGCAAACATTCCCAGAACGGACGAAGGGTTTGAAGATTTATCACAAAGGATCACTGTTCTtaaaaatcatcaaaaagCATTTTTGCccaaacaagaaaaagaaatcgGAAGTCTTCTCCACAGACAAAGAGAGGAAGAAGGTGATATTAAGGATTTCAAAACAGTCGTtggtgaagaaaaagaagaattgcACCAGGTTGAAGATTGCGTTTTAAAAGATCAAGAAGAATTACGAAACGTCGAAAAGaaagttttgaaagaagaagaagatttgcAAAAAGTGGAAGAGTCAAtggaaaaggaaaaacgAGAGTTACACCAGGTTGAAGACTTTATTTTGCAAAGAGATGAGACGGTAAAGAAACTTGGAGAAAGCAATCAATCTCAACAGGAACCATATACAACTGCAACTTCTGGTTCGGATCAGAGATTCAGATCTCAACAACCTAACATTGGAAATACCTTAGCGCAGGATCTAGCATTAATTCCAAAATTAGATCTGGAAATTTGCAAAATTGCAGTCAAATATccaaaattgtttgaaacaaaattacGACCACCACCACCCAGAGACtttcaatataaaattCAACTCACAGACCACACtcaaatttattcaaaaccATATAAATGCAATCAAGAAGAACAAGCTCTCATCAAGGATTtcatcaatgaaaaattagaagCAGGCGTTTTGGTACCAGCTCCAATTGATGCTTGGTTACACCCAATATTTCCAATCAGAAAAACCAATGCCAACCAATCCTCCACCAAAATAGCAGTTGATTTAAGACGTCTCAATAAGGTCACAGTACGAATGTACACTTATCCAACAGACACAAAAGACCTCTTATCCTCACTAACAGATTCCCACTATTTTAGCGCTTTAGACTTAAAGAATGCGTTCTATCAGGTAAGCATACACAAGGATAgtataaaatattttgggATTTCAACATCCGAGGGGAATTATTGCTTTACAACTTTACCGTTCGGAGCAATCAATTCCCCAACCATCTTTACTAACTTTGTGAGACAGATTTTAGAGGGGATCCCatgtatatttatatacatGGATGATATCCTCATCCATACTAAAACCTTACATGACCACATGTCATTACTCAGGAGAATCATGGAGAAACTAAATGAGCATCAGCTTCAAATGAATTATAACAAGATGCaattattaacaacaaaaatcaatttcttagGGTACAGCATTCAAGCGAACAAAATATCACCAGATATTTCCAAAATTCAAGCAATACAAAATTGGGAATTGCCCACGACCACTACTCAAATCAGAGCATTTGTCAATTTCAGCAACCACTTTCGCATCTTCATCCCAGAAATAGCAAAATTTACTAATccattaaatgaattattgAAGAACAACAATGGTAAAAACATAAAGATTGAACACACCCAAGCATCCATTGATGGTTACAAGGCATTAAAAGCCGCCATCATTGGATTGCCGACGCTTCAACTTTACAATCCAAAACTACCAACCATCATTTTCACAGATGCTAGCCACATGGTAGTAGGAGGATATTTATGTCAACCAACATTCAGAAATGACAAAGAAGTCCTTGTCCCAATTGCATTTTCATCACATAAATTAACAGAAACACAAAGCAGATATGCTGCTATGGAAAAGGAACTTTTGGCAATTATTGTgatattggaaaaatttagaTATCACTGCAGCAATACGGTAGAGATCTATACAGATTATCAAAGTTTGGCATCATATTTAGATAAGAAAACTACTCCACCACCGAGAATTGCTAGGTTTTTAGATCTAATTGGATCATTTTCCCCAAAAGTGTACTATTTAAgtggaaagaaaaatttcgTTGCTGATATCATTACAAGATATCAAACTCAAAATATTAAGGAATTGGTAGATGAAGACAAGATACTAGGACAGACTTTTACAGTCAAGagaaatttgaaacaacaactattACCAAGATTGGAAGcaattgaattggaaaatctTAATGAATCACAGGTTCACAAAATCCAAACTTCAttagaacaacaacaacaacatgaTTTGGAAGACAATGATGAAGAGTTACCTCTCCAACTGtttaaattaatgaatgatGAGTTATTTGTAATCATTAACAACCAACTTTTAAAATACCTTCCAAGACTGGAATACAATGATATTTGTCAAACAATCCATGACAAACACCATCCATCAACTAGAGTAACAGACTACTTATGCACACTCGCATATTGGCATCCTGACCATCTATTAATTGCTACAAACATTACGAGAAAGTGTCACTATTGTCAACTAAACACGTCAATTCGTGAGGCCATTAGACCATACCGACCACTTGAACCACTCAAGGCATTTAGCAGATGGGGAATGGACTACTCTGGACCATACTTTAACACAGTCCAACACAGGTACATATTAGTAGCCGTGGAATATGTCACTGGTTTAACTATTGCAGTACCAACATTGCACAAAGACGCAGATAACGCAATCAGTCTTTTACAATCAATCATTCTGATCATGTCAGCACCTACAGAATTAGTTACAGATCAAGGTAAAGAATTTTCATCACAAGCTTTGGCTACCCTATGTGACCAGAATAACATACAACACCATATTACCTCCGCCCACCACCCACGTGGGAATGGTCGGGTTGAGAAGGTGAACCAcctattgaagaaaatattgaaagcATTAACTAACGATACGATGCAAGACTGGGATTTAAAACTATATGACGCTTTAAGAATCTACAATGCTACACCTACAATTTTTAACTACACTCCACTTTATCTTGCACTTGGAATTGAACCACACCataatttaaatcaattacaaaaagatttaattgaaaatttgcaAAAAGAATTGCCCCCAGAGGTCCAATCCACAGAAGAACACGAAGAAAACCCAAATGAtgaacaacaagaagaggGCAGAGaacaacaaatttcaaGAGAAGAACAACAGGACGGCAGAGATCTTGTACACTTAAGAATTTACGAATTGGAAGCAATTAAGAAAGCTCGCAAGTTACAcacaaatttgaaaacacGAAGAAACGCAGTCCAAAATATGTTAAAGGAACCATATGGCATTCCAGCACCTTTTACAAAAGGACAATGGGTATACAGAATTAGAGCTAAAGCACGAAAATATGAACCAAATTTCGATGGTCCATATCAAGTTCAAGAAGTATTAGGTAAAGGTGCTTATAAATTGAGAGACATCACTGgaagagaaaaaggaaTCTACAATCAGGATCAATTGAAGTTAGCATATTCAGCAGACAACGACCCAATACAGGTTTTTAGTTCTTTCAATAAAGAATATGATCGAgtacaacaaaaattgttagACAAAATTCAATCGGAAAGAgatcatcaattaaattgtttGTCAGTCCAACATTTACACAGACAAAGAAGGTTACTCGATATATCCAGCTGTCTTGAGCAAATTCTGCAATAA
- a CDS encoding uncharacterized protein (Protein of unknown function; Hap43-repressed gene; by Rgt1; repressed in Spider biofilms by Bcr1, Tec1, Brg1, Rob1 and induced by Efg1, Ndt80; Spider biofilm induced) — MPDLFDNIFNKIGTKFTGGKTTHHYGGASQVNTGKWYSYTSSASNNNYWLPRESQTKTPGTQAEEPETVQFKVDRSMSVGSITEDSGAAGAAGDRSRMNSITE; from the coding sequence ATGCCCgatttatttgataatatttttaataaaattggtaCAAAATTCACTGGTGGCAAAACCACACATCATTATGGTGGTGCATCTCAAGTAAATACTGGTAAATGGTATAGTTATACCAGTAGTGccagtaataataattattggTTACCTCGAGAAAGTCAAACAAAGACACCGGGTACTCAAGCAGAAGAACCAGAAACAGTTCAATTTAAAGTGGATCGATCAATGAGTGTTGGATCAATTACTGAAGATTCTGGTGCTGCTGGTGCTGCTGGTGATCGATCAAGAATGAATAGTATCACTGAATAA
- a CDS encoding uncharacterized protein (Ortholog(s) have role in cellular protein localization, endoplasmic reticulum inheritance, endoplasmic reticulum tubular network organization, nuclear pore complex assembly, vesicle-mediated transport), giving the protein MSSFQAQAQNYLSQIDKSTKNFGVLDQFEQRSGLPRSYAVLGAGGLYFFLILLNFGGIGQLLSNIAGFVIPGYYSLVALKTTTKDDDTKLLTYWVVFAFINVIEFWSNTILYYVPFYYLIKTGFLIYLSSFGGSTLVYNSVIKPLSDKYVKVENPIASKIQETAEGVSTGVHY; this is encoded by the exons ATGTCTAGTTTCCAAGCTCAAGctcaaaattatttatctcaaattgataaa TCTACTAAAAATTTCGGTGTTTTAGatcaatttgaacaaaGATCCGGTTTACCAAGATCATATGCTGTTCTTGGTGCTGGTGGattatatttctttttaatcTTGTTAAATTTCGGTGGTATTGGTCAACTTTTATCCAATATTGCTGGTTTTGTCATTCCAGGTTATTATTCACTTGTTGCCTTGAAAACCACTACTAAAGATGATGACACCAAATTATTGACTTATTGGGTTGTATTTGCATTTATTAATGTCATTGAATTCTGGTCAAACACCATCTTATACTATGTCCCATTCTACTATCTTATCAAAACTGGATTCCTTATCTATCTTTCCTCATTTGGTGGTTCCACTTTGGTTTACAATAGTGTTATCAAACCACTTTCTGATAAATATGTCAAAGTTGAAAACCCAATTGCTAGCAAAATTCAAGAAACCGCTGAAGGTGTTTCTACTGGTGTCCACTATTAA